Proteins found in one Pectobacterium atrosepticum genomic segment:
- a CDS encoding MetQ/NlpA family lipoprotein encodes MAIKLKSIATIGALIGALALAGCGQEEKNPNHIKVGVIVGAEQQVAEIAQKVAKDKYGLDVELVTFNDYVLPNEALSKGDIDLNAFQHKPYLDQQIKDRGYKLVSVGNSFVYPIAGYSKKIKSLNELQDGAQVAIPNDPTNLGRTLLLLQKVGLIKLKDNVGLLPTVLDVTENPKNIKLVELEAPQLPRSLDDAQIALAVINTTYASQINLTPTKDGLFVEEKDSPYVNLLVSREDNKDAENVKKFVQAYQSDEVNDAANKIFNGGAVKGW; translated from the coding sequence ATGGCGATTAAACTGAAATCTATTGCGACCATTGGCGCACTTATTGGTGCTCTGGCGCTAGCGGGATGTGGTCAGGAAGAGAAGAATCCTAATCATATTAAAGTCGGCGTCATTGTTGGCGCAGAACAACAGGTTGCGGAAATCGCACAGAAAGTGGCAAAAGACAAATACGGTCTGGACGTTGAATTAGTCACATTTAACGACTACGTGTTGCCAAATGAAGCCCTGAGCAAAGGTGACATCGATCTGAATGCCTTCCAGCACAAACCTTATCTGGATCAACAGATCAAAGATCGTGGTTATAAACTGGTTTCTGTCGGCAACAGCTTTGTCTACCCGATTGCGGGTTACTCCAAAAAAATCAAATCGCTGAATGAGCTGCAAGATGGTGCTCAAGTCGCCATTCCAAATGACCCAACTAACCTAGGCCGTACGCTGCTGCTGTTGCAGAAAGTCGGTTTGATTAAACTGAAAGACAACGTTGGCCTGCTGCCAACCGTACTGGATGTGACCGAAAACCCGAAAAATATCAAACTGGTTGAACTGGAAGCGCCACAGTTGCCACGTTCTTTAGATGACGCGCAAATTGCGCTGGCTGTAATCAACACCACTTACGCTAGCCAGATTAACTTGACGCCAACCAAAGATGGCCTGTTCGTTGAAGAGAAAGATTCTCCGTATGTAAACCTGCTGGTTTCACGCGAAGACAACAAAGACGCTGAAAACGTGAAGAAATTCGTTCAGGCCTACCAGTCTGATGAAGTGAACGACGCAGCAAATAAAATCTTTAACGGCGGCGCGGTGAAAGGCTGGTAA
- the rcsF gene encoding Rcs stress response system protein RcsF, which yields MRAVPFILLAMSLTGCSLFQKPPAPAPQPVIETKTAEPAPKPKPPARPTPAVLYKSAEELVGKPFRDMGEVSGSSCQVSAQDAPPNAANARKRMQNRATVMKANAVLLHECQTVSGVAGCYSQVVCQGTALKVSAQ from the coding sequence ATGCGTGCTGTTCCCTTTATATTGTTGGCAATGTCGCTGACAGGCTGTTCTTTATTTCAGAAGCCACCGGCACCTGCTCCTCAACCTGTTATTGAAACCAAAACCGCAGAACCGGCTCCAAAACCGAAGCCACCGGCTCGCCCAACGCCAGCCGTGTTGTATAAAAGTGCAGAAGAGTTAGTCGGTAAACCGTTCCGTGATATGGGCGAAGTTTCAGGTTCCTCATGTCAGGTCAGCGCTCAGGATGCTCCCCCCAACGCAGCAAATGCGCGTAAAAGAATGCAAAACCGCGCAACCGTAATGAAAGCCAATGCGGTTTTACTGCATGAATGCCAAACCGTCAGTGGCGTAGCGGGTTGCTACAGCCAAGTCGTTTGCCAGGGCACTGCGCTGAAAGTCTCTGCACAATGA
- the tsaA gene encoding tRNA (N6-threonylcarbamoyladenosine(37)-N6)-methyltransferase TrmO codes for MSQFVFNQIGIIRSPYKEKFAIPRQPGLIEDGGGELQLLPPYNQAECVRGLEDFSHIWVLFIFHQTMEGGWRPTVRPPRLGGNTRTGVFATRSTFRPNPIGMSLVELKGIRAKGDTITLELGSLDLVDGTPVVDIKPYLPFAESHPQAQAGFAQMAPDAAMPVFFSPNAENQIAEHQKKYPQLKRFISQVLAQDPRPAYRKGESATREYAVLLLEFNVRWRVCGEQTEVLSLDPSHTC; via the coding sequence ATGAGTCAATTTGTTTTCAATCAGATCGGGATTATCCGTTCACCGTATAAAGAAAAATTTGCCATTCCACGGCAACCGGGTCTGATTGAAGATGGAGGCGGGGAACTTCAGCTATTACCGCCGTACAATCAGGCGGAGTGTGTCCGGGGGCTGGAGGATTTCAGCCATATTTGGGTATTGTTCATCTTTCATCAAACGATGGAGGGCGGCTGGCGTCCGACAGTTCGGCCACCGCGTCTGGGAGGAAACACACGCACGGGCGTTTTCGCTACGCGTTCCACCTTCCGTCCCAACCCTATTGGCATGTCATTGGTTGAATTAAAAGGGATCCGTGCAAAAGGCGATACGATTACGCTCGAACTAGGCAGCCTTGATCTAGTTGATGGCACACCGGTAGTCGATATCAAGCCTTATCTACCCTTTGCAGAAAGCCATCCTCAGGCGCAAGCGGGTTTTGCCCAAATGGCACCCGATGCCGCGATGCCGGTATTTTTTTCGCCGAATGCAGAAAATCAGATCGCAGAACACCAAAAGAAATATCCTCAGTTAAAACGCTTTATCTCACAGGTATTGGCACAAGATCCGCGCCCAGCTTACCGCAAAGGGGAAAGTGCCACGCGGGAATATGCCGTTTTACTATTGGAATTCAATGTGCGCTGGCGCGTATGCGGGGAACAAACTGAAGTATTAAGCCTTGACCCGTCCCACACGTGTTAA
- the proS gene encoding proline--tRNA ligase: MRTSQYMLSTLKETPADAEVISHQLMLRAGMIRKLASGLYTWLPTGLRVLRKVENIVREEMNNAGAIEVSMPVVQPADLWVESGRWDQYGPELLRFVDRGERPFVLGPTHEEVITDLIRNEVSSYKQLPLNFFQIQTKFRDEVRPRFGVMRSREFLMKDAYSFHTSQESLQATYDTMYAAYSKIFSRMDLDFRAVQADTGSIGGNASHEFQVLASSGEDDIVFSTESDYAANIELAEAVAPKLGRAEAKEELRLIDTPNAKTIAELVEQFKLPVEKTVKTLLVKATEESGHQLVALLVRGDHELNEIKAEKIAQVASPLTFATEEEIRAIIGAGPGSLGPVKLDIPVVVDRTVAAMSDFSAGANIDGKHYFGINWVRDVALPQVADIRNVVEGDISPDGKGTLQIKRGIEVGHIFQLGSKYSEALKATVQGEDGRNQTLTMGCYGIGVTRVVAAAIEQNNDERGIIWPDAIAPFHVAILPMNMHKSFRVKEVAEDIYQQLRAKGIEVLLDDRKERPGVMFADMELIGVPHTIVIGDRNLDSEEIEYKNRRVGEKQMIKTSEIIDFLLANIIR; the protein is encoded by the coding sequence ATGCGTACTAGCCAATACATGCTCTCCACTCTCAAGGAGACGCCAGCCGATGCCGAAGTCATCAGCCATCAGTTGATGCTCCGAGCAGGAATGATTCGTAAACTGGCCTCCGGCCTTTACACCTGGTTGCCGACCGGTTTACGTGTTTTGAGAAAAGTTGAAAACATCGTGCGCGAAGAGATGAACAACGCGGGCGCTATTGAAGTGTCCATGCCGGTTGTTCAGCCTGCCGATTTATGGGTGGAAAGTGGCCGTTGGGATCAGTATGGCCCTGAACTACTGCGCTTTGTCGATCGTGGTGAACGCCCATTCGTACTCGGTCCAACACACGAAGAAGTCATTACTGACCTGATTCGTAATGAAGTCAGCTCTTATAAGCAGCTGCCACTAAATTTCTTCCAGATTCAAACCAAATTCCGCGATGAAGTTCGCCCGCGCTTTGGCGTCATGCGCTCGCGTGAGTTTCTGATGAAAGACGCCTACTCTTTCCATACTTCGCAGGAATCGTTGCAGGCCACCTACGACACCATGTACGCCGCTTACAGCAAGATTTTCAGCCGTATGGATCTGGATTTCAGAGCCGTTCAGGCAGATACCGGTTCTATCGGTGGTAATGCATCCCATGAGTTTCAGGTACTGGCGAGCAGCGGTGAAGACGATATCGTTTTCTCAACGGAATCCGACTACGCGGCAAATATTGAATTGGCAGAAGCTGTCGCGCCGAAGCTAGGCCGTGCGGAAGCGAAGGAAGAGCTGCGTCTGATTGATACGCCAAACGCCAAGACCATCGCCGAGCTGGTTGAGCAGTTTAAACTGCCAGTAGAAAAAACGGTGAAGACGCTGCTGGTTAAGGCAACAGAAGAAAGCGGCCATCAACTGGTTGCGTTGCTGGTTCGTGGCGATCACGAACTGAATGAAATCAAGGCGGAGAAAATTGCTCAGGTAGCCAGCCCGCTGACTTTTGCAACGGAAGAAGAAATCCGCGCAATCATTGGTGCAGGCCCAGGTTCACTCGGCCCAGTCAAGTTGGATATTCCCGTCGTTGTTGACCGCACCGTTGCGGCCATGAGCGACTTCAGCGCTGGCGCGAACATTGATGGCAAACACTATTTTGGCATCAACTGGGTGCGTGACGTTGCGCTGCCGCAGGTGGCAGATATCCGTAATGTGGTTGAAGGCGATATCAGTCCAGACGGTAAAGGCACGCTGCAAATTAAACGCGGTATCGAAGTAGGTCATATTTTCCAACTGGGCAGCAAATATTCTGAAGCGCTGAAAGCGACCGTTCAAGGTGAAGACGGACGTAACCAGACGCTGACGATGGGCTGTTACGGTATTGGTGTGACGCGCGTTGTCGCAGCAGCGATTGAGCAAAATAATGACGAACGCGGCATCATCTGGCCAGACGCGATTGCACCTTTCCACGTTGCCATTCTGCCAATGAATATGCACAAATCTTTCCGCGTAAAAGAAGTGGCTGAGGATATCTACCAGCAACTGCGCGCTAAAGGCATTGAAGTTCTGCTTGATGACCGTAAAGAACGCCCGGGCGTGATGTTCGCCGATATGGAATTGATTGGCGTACCGCACACCATCGTTATTGGCGATCGCAATCTGGATAGCGAAGAGATTGAATACAAGAATCGCCGCGTCGGTGAAAAGCAAATGATTAAAACCAGCGAAATCATCGATTTCCTGCTGGCGAATATCATACGCTAA
- the rpoS gene encoding RNA polymerase sigma factor RpoS: MSQSTLKVNELHEDTDFEENGLDVFDDKALAEEDTNDNDSAEDELLSQGVPQRVLDATQLYLGEIGYSPLLTAEEEVYFARRALRGDVPSRRRMIESNLRLVVKIARRYNNRGLALLDLIEEGNLGLIRAVEKFDPERGFRFSTYATWWIRQTIERAIMNQTRTIRLPIHIVKELNVYLRTARELSHKLDHEPSAEEIAEQLDKPVDDVNRMLRLNERITSVDTPLGGDSEKALLDILADEKDNGPEDTTQDNDMKQNIVKWLFELNAKQREVLARRFGLLGYEAATLEDVGREIGLTRERVRQIQVEGLRRLREILQVQGLSIEELFRE, translated from the coding sequence ATGAGCCAAAGTACGCTGAAAGTTAACGAGTTACATGAAGATACCGATTTCGAAGAAAATGGACTTGACGTTTTTGACGATAAAGCGCTGGCAGAGGAAGATACCAATGATAATGACTCGGCGGAAGACGAGCTATTATCGCAAGGGGTCCCACAGCGTGTCCTGGACGCAACACAGCTCTATTTGGGAGAGATTGGCTATTCGCCGCTTTTAACCGCAGAAGAAGAAGTTTATTTTGCCCGACGCGCGTTGCGTGGCGATGTCCCATCGCGCCGACGGATGATCGAGAGTAACCTGCGGCTGGTGGTGAAAATTGCCCGCCGTTACAACAATCGTGGTCTGGCGTTGCTGGACCTGATTGAAGAGGGTAACCTTGGTCTGATCCGTGCGGTTGAAAAATTCGATCCAGAAAGAGGATTCCGTTTTTCAACCTACGCTACCTGGTGGATTCGACAGACGATAGAGCGGGCGATCATGAATCAAACCCGCACCATCCGTTTACCTATTCACATTGTCAAAGAACTCAACGTTTACCTGCGTACCGCGCGCGAGTTGTCTCATAAACTGGACCACGAGCCGAGTGCGGAAGAAATTGCCGAACAGCTTGATAAACCTGTTGATGACGTCAACCGCATGCTGCGCTTGAATGAACGTATTACTTCCGTCGATACCCCGCTGGGTGGTGATTCGGAGAAAGCGCTGCTGGATATTCTGGCAGACGAAAAAGACAACGGACCTGAAGACACCACGCAGGATAACGATATGAAACAGAATATCGTTAAATGGTTGTTTGAGCTTAACGCCAAGCAGCGTGAAGTGTTGGCGCGTCGTTTCGGCCTGTTAGGGTATGAAGCGGCTACGCTGGAAGATGTGGGTCGTGAAATCGGCTTAACGCGTGAACGTGTTCGTCAGATTCAGGTTGAAGGCTTACGCCGCCTGCGGGAAATTTTGCAGGTTCAGGGTTTGAGCATTGAAGAACTGTTTCGTGAATAA
- the nlpD gene encoding murein hydrolase activator NlpD, producing MGSRMMNLRHIAACMVIVLGGAGCSNNNSKSAPISSVDGNTGSRGGMLSAPPSRISTAGESVASTSEGRIVYNRSYGNIPKGSYSGGNAYTVKRGDTLFYIAWITGNDYRDLAQRNNIPEPYSLNVGQSLSLGSGSGNNASGGGMMSGGGMLATTDATRGGVPTPPSSAQIQTTSVDSQSTNAYSGNQGKQNVGKMLPTAGATTTAPVSAPAAVASSNTAAVSSWRWPTDGKVIDSFSDSEGGNKGIDIAGSRGQPITATANGRVVYAGNALRGYGNLIIIKHNDDYLSAYAHNDTMLVREQQDVTAGQKIATMGSTGTSSVRLHFEIRYKGKSVNPLRFLPQR from the coding sequence ATGGGAAGCCGAATGATGAATTTGCGTCACATTGCTGCGTGTATGGTGATTGTCTTAGGGGGGGCTGGATGCTCCAACAATAATTCCAAGTCCGCGCCGATCAGCAGCGTTGACGGAAATACGGGCAGCCGAGGGGGAATGTTATCTGCGCCACCATCACGCATTTCAACGGCGGGTGAAAGTGTTGCATCTACGTCCGAAGGCCGAATTGTTTACAATCGCAGCTACGGTAATATTCCGAAAGGCAGCTACAGCGGCGGCAATGCTTATACCGTTAAACGGGGCGATACCCTGTTTTATATCGCCTGGATTACCGGCAATGACTACCGGGATTTGGCGCAGCGCAATAATATTCCTGAGCCGTATAGCCTGAATGTCGGGCAATCACTGAGTTTAGGCAGCGGCTCTGGCAACAACGCTTCTGGCGGTGGCATGATGAGCGGTGGTGGAATGTTGGCAACAACGGATGCGACCCGAGGTGGAGTACCAACGCCGCCATCAAGTGCTCAAATACAAACTACATCGGTTGATTCTCAGTCAACTAATGCGTATTCTGGTAATCAGGGTAAACAGAATGTAGGTAAGATGTTACCTACAGCAGGGGCAACAACTACCGCTCCTGTTTCCGCACCAGCGGCTGTTGCTAGCAGCAATACGGCTGCTGTCAGCAGTTGGCGTTGGCCTACCGATGGGAAAGTCATAGATAGTTTCTCCGATTCCGAAGGGGGAAATAAAGGGATTGATATCGCCGGCTCACGTGGGCAACCGATCACCGCAACTGCCAATGGGCGTGTGGTGTATGCGGGCAATGCGCTACGTGGTTACGGAAATCTGATAATCATCAAGCATAATGATGACTACCTCAGTGCCTATGCCCATAACGATACGATGCTAGTCCGTGAACAACAAGATGTCACGGCAGGACAAAAAATCGCTACGATGGGCAGTACAGGCACCAGCTCAGTTCGCTTGCACTTTGAAATTCGTTACAAGGGGAAATCCGTAAACCCGCTGCGTTTTCTGCCGCAGCGATAA
- a CDS encoding protein-L-isoaspartate(D-aspartate) O-methyltransferase, whose product MVNKRIETLLAQLRQQGIEDERLLTAIEAVPRERFVDEAFEHKAYENTALPIGSGQTISQPYMVAKMTELLNLTPESRVLEIGTGSGYQTAILAHLVRHVCSVERIKGLQWQAKRRLKQLDLHNVSTRHGDGWQGWASRGPFDAIIVTAAPPEIPQALLEQLDEGGVMVLPVGEQSQILQVVQRHAGEFIIKTVEAVRFVPLVKGELA is encoded by the coding sequence ATGGTAAACAAACGTATAGAAACGTTGTTGGCGCAGTTGCGCCAACAGGGCATTGAGGACGAACGTCTGCTTACGGCGATAGAAGCCGTACCCAGAGAACGTTTTGTTGACGAAGCTTTCGAGCATAAAGCGTATGAAAACACCGCTCTGCCTATCGGTTCCGGTCAGACTATCTCGCAACCCTATATGGTCGCGAAGATGACGGAACTGCTTAACTTGACACCCGAATCCCGCGTGTTGGAGATTGGTACCGGTTCAGGTTATCAAACGGCGATTTTAGCGCATTTGGTTCGACACGTTTGCTCAGTTGAGCGTATTAAAGGGCTGCAATGGCAGGCTAAACGTCGCTTAAAGCAGCTTGATTTGCACAATGTTTCTACCCGCCATGGGGATGGGTGGCAGGGCTGGGCGTCGCGTGGGCCGTTTGATGCCATTATCGTTACGGCGGCACCGCCGGAAATTCCTCAGGCGCTGCTGGAACAGCTTGATGAGGGCGGAGTGATGGTGTTGCCTGTCGGGGAACAGTCGCAAATACTGCAGGTCGTTCAGCGCCATGCTGGTGAATTTATTATTAAAACGGTTGAAGCAGTTCGGTTTGTTCCTCTGGTCAAAGGGGAATTAGCCTGA
- the truD gene encoding tRNA pseudouridine(13) synthase TruD produces the protein MENSEQLVWLHGEPQATGSLKSTAEDFLVVEDLGFQPDGDGEQVLVRVRKRGCNTQFVAEMLAKFARLPLRAVSYAGLKDRHAVTEQWFCLHMPGKETPDFSSLELEGCDVLEVIRHRRKLRIGTLRGNHFALVLRQVSDRNEVDARLAQIAASGVPNYFGSQRFGRNGNNLEQARLWANNDIRVKERSKRSFYLSASRSAMFNQVASARLAGQQAKTVLCGDALQLTGRGSWFVAKADELETLQVRLDAGELQITAPLPGEGELGTQDDALAFEEQALTGQETLWSLVKRERVEPARRAVLLYPQQMQWEWQDDVTVAVKFWLPAGSFATSVVREVLHSSQDTDIGA, from the coding sequence ATGGAAAATAGCGAACAACTCGTCTGGCTGCACGGTGAACCACAGGCTACCGGCTCATTAAAATCCACTGCGGAAGACTTTCTGGTGGTGGAAGATCTGGGGTTTCAACCAGATGGAGATGGTGAGCAGGTCTTGGTACGCGTACGTAAGCGCGGCTGCAATACGCAATTTGTGGCCGAGATGCTGGCGAAATTTGCTCGTCTACCGCTACGTGCCGTCAGCTACGCAGGCCTGAAAGATCGCCATGCCGTCACAGAACAGTGGTTTTGCCTGCACATGCCGGGAAAAGAGACGCCAGATTTCTCCTCGCTGGAACTGGAAGGCTGTGACGTGCTTGAGGTTATCCGCCACCGCCGCAAGCTGCGGATCGGTACGCTGCGGGGTAACCATTTTGCTTTGGTGTTACGTCAGGTGAGTGACCGGAACGAGGTCGACGCCCGTTTAGCGCAGATCGCTGCGAGCGGTGTTCCTAATTATTTCGGTAGCCAGCGTTTCGGACGAAACGGAAATAATCTTGAGCAGGCTCGTCTTTGGGCCAATAACGATATTCGAGTGAAAGAACGCAGTAAGCGTAGTTTTTATCTTTCCGCCAGCCGCAGTGCGATGTTTAATCAGGTTGCCAGCGCACGACTGGCGGGACAGCAAGCGAAAACAGTTTTGTGTGGTGATGCATTGCAGCTGACAGGACGCGGCAGTTGGTTTGTTGCTAAAGCGGATGAACTGGAAACCTTGCAGGTGCGCCTTGACGCTGGCGAGCTCCAGATTACCGCGCCGCTGCCCGGAGAGGGTGAACTGGGCACGCAGGATGACGCACTAGCATTTGAAGAACAGGCGTTGACCGGGCAAGAAACGCTATGGTCTTTGGTCAAGCGTGAGCGGGTCGAGCCGGCTCGGCGTGCTGTGCTGCTATATCCGCAGCAGATGCAATGGGAATGGCAGGATGACGTGACGGTGGCAGTGAAGTTCTGGCTACCTGCTGGCAGTTTTGCAACCAGCGTGGTGCGTGAAGTGCTGCATTCATCGCAGGATACCGATATCGGTGCTTGA
- a CDS encoding 2-C-methyl-D-erythritol 2,4-cyclodiphosphate synthase, which translates to MRIGHGFDVHKFGGEGPLVIGGVRIPYTQGLLAHSDGDVVLHAVTDALLGAAALGDIGKLFPDTDPAFKGADSRGLLREAWRRINDKGYQLGNLDVTIIAQAPKMAPHIPQMRVNLAEDLQCHMDDVNVKATTTEQLGFTGRGEGIACEAVALLVKKETGEIVAW; encoded by the coding sequence ATGCGTATCGGTCACGGTTTTGATGTCCATAAGTTCGGTGGAGAAGGTCCGCTGGTGATCGGTGGCGTGCGAATTCCTTATACTCAAGGTTTGCTGGCGCATTCCGATGGGGATGTGGTGCTGCATGCGGTGACCGATGCCCTGTTGGGAGCTGCTGCGCTGGGCGATATTGGTAAGTTGTTCCCCGATACCGATCCGGCCTTTAAAGGTGCGGACAGCCGTGGCCTGTTGCGTGAAGCCTGGCGGCGTATCAATGACAAAGGCTATCAGCTAGGCAATCTGGACGTCACGATTATTGCGCAGGCGCCGAAAATGGCACCGCACATCCCGCAAATGCGCGTGAATCTGGCGGAAGATTTACAGTGCCATATGGACGACGTCAATGTGAAAGCGACCACGACAGAACAACTGGGTTTTACCGGTCGTGGTGAAGGTATTGCCTGCGAAGCCGTTGCCTTACTCGTGAAAAAAGAAACAGGCGAAATTGTCGCGTGGTAA
- a CDS encoding 2-C-methyl-D-erythritol 4-phosphate cytidylyltransferase — protein sequence MQISSLSPPEIVAVLPAAGNGSRMQNDRPKQYLTIGNDATGHKTILEHTIDALLRHSRVQRVVVVISPDDTFFHTLAIANDPRICAVTGGKLRADSVLAGLAVVADSAWALVHDAARPCLHQDDLTRLLAIVEQSDVGGILAAPVRDTMKRSTDGFIDRTVERNDLWHALTPQLFPAALLKQCLQRALQDGVAVTDEASALEYCGYRPQIISGRSDNIKVTRPEDLALAEFYLTRLQ from the coding sequence ATGCAGATATCGAGCCTTTCCCCGCCTGAAATTGTTGCTGTTTTGCCCGCTGCGGGTAACGGCAGCCGGATGCAAAACGATCGTCCTAAGCAATATCTGACGATTGGCAATGATGCAACCGGCCATAAAACCATTCTTGAACATACCATCGACGCGCTCTTACGCCATTCACGAGTACAGCGTGTCGTCGTTGTTATCAGTCCAGATGACACATTCTTTCATACTCTGGCGATTGCCAACGATCCCCGTATTTGTGCCGTAACGGGCGGGAAACTGCGTGCGGATTCCGTGCTGGCTGGGTTGGCTGTCGTTGCCGATAGCGCGTGGGCGTTGGTGCATGACGCGGCGCGTCCGTGCCTGCATCAGGACGATCTGACGCGCTTGCTGGCGATTGTCGAACAGAGTGATGTCGGTGGAATTCTGGCCGCGCCGGTTCGTGATACCATGAAGCGCAGTACGGACGGGTTTATCGATCGCACGGTAGAACGTAACGATTTGTGGCATGCGTTGACGCCGCAGCTTTTTCCTGCGGCACTGCTGAAACAGTGTCTGCAACGTGCGCTTCAGGATGGTGTTGCCGTCACAGATGAAGCCTCCGCACTGGAATATTGTGGCTATCGCCCGCAAATTATCAGCGGACGTTCAGATAATATAAAAGTCACGCGCCCAGAGGATTTGGCATTAGCTGAATTCTATTTAACCCGTTTGCAGTAA
- the ftsB gene encoding cell division protein FtsB, with the protein MGKLTLLLLILLGWLQYSLWLGKNGIHDYVRVKDDVVVQQGNNAKLKDRNEQLFAEIDDLNGGQEAIEERARNELGMIKPGESFYRLVPESNHRNANTPSSTNTSSNNTQR; encoded by the coding sequence ATGGGAAAGCTTACGCTGTTATTATTGATATTGCTTGGCTGGCTTCAGTACTCACTGTGGCTGGGCAAGAATGGCATTCATGATTATGTTCGGGTGAAGGATGATGTTGTTGTCCAGCAGGGGAACAATGCCAAATTAAAAGACCGTAACGAACAACTGTTTGCCGAAATTGATGACCTCAATGGCGGACAGGAAGCGATTGAAGAGCGCGCACGCAATGAGCTGGGCATGATCAAACCCGGCGAAAGTTTCTATCGTTTGGTGCCAGAATCGAACCACCGTAACGCGAATACGCCTTCATCTACTAATACTTCATCCAACAATACACAACGTTGA
- a CDS encoding basic amino acid ABC transporter substrate-binding protein, translating into MFKKLLCVGALFATALSTTVLSTSTFAAEPTYVVGSGGTYRPFEFENAQKQLEGFDIDIIKAIAKAENFNIKLINTPWEGIFATLNSGDRDIIISGITITDKRKQMVDFSAPYFPAEQSIVIPKGSTIDSIAALKDHKVGVVNSSTADIVVSDVLGKNSTSIKRFDNTPLMLQELYEDGVGAAVGDVGVVKFYIKTHPEKQFNLVSDAKFERQYFGIAVAKGNDKLREKINAGLKKIVADGTYAKIYQTWFDNNVPTLPAE; encoded by the coding sequence ATGTTCAAAAAACTGTTATGCGTTGGTGCGCTCTTCGCAACCGCACTATCCACCACCGTACTATCAACGAGCACCTTCGCCGCTGAACCTACTTACGTTGTCGGCTCTGGCGGAACCTATCGCCCATTTGAGTTTGAAAATGCGCAGAAACAGTTGGAAGGTTTTGATATTGATATTATTAAAGCGATCGCCAAAGCGGAGAATTTTAATATCAAGCTGATCAATACGCCGTGGGAAGGCATCTTCGCGACCCTGAACTCCGGTGACCGCGACATTATTATCTCCGGTATCACGATTACCGACAAACGTAAGCAAATGGTCGATTTCTCCGCGCCTTATTTCCCTGCCGAACAGTCCATCGTGATTCCTAAAGGGTCGACGATCGACTCAATTGCCGCGCTGAAAGATCACAAAGTGGGTGTCGTAAACTCCAGTACCGCCGATATCGTGGTCTCCGACGTATTAGGCAAAAACAGTACATCGATTAAGCGCTTTGATAACACCCCGTTAATGTTACAAGAGCTGTATGAAGATGGTGTGGGTGCTGCGGTTGGCGATGTGGGCGTGGTGAAGTTTTACATTAAGACTCACCCTGAAAAACAGTTCAACCTGGTTTCTGATGCCAAATTCGAACGTCAGTATTTCGGGATCGCCGTAGCGAAAGGCAACGATAAACTGCGCGAGAAGATTAACGCCGGTCTGAAAAAAATCGTTGCTGATGGCACCTACGCCAAGATCTATCAAACCTGGTTTGATAACAATGTGCCGACTTTACCCGCAGAATAA